The following coding sequences lie in one Panicum virgatum strain AP13 chromosome 6N, P.virgatum_v5, whole genome shotgun sequence genomic window:
- the LOC120679241 gene encoding uncharacterized protein LOC120679241 produces MKASIKFRDDDRPLMRAKVPVGVLGLPFQSGLAAGGDPRELRFDLSTAFASGPALRLSYRPNDPGLPFALTVRAGLGPLGSPARAPFVLAAEFNLLSSDSSTPAFFLRLKPRLGDFSLSHTLGSPSDGAAPAPRKVGEAHPDADGLGHVREQEFGYRPSFSFTGSGLAADVAAAGTKSGVGALLSGMRLTTRSVLPLWGRVSLRFNWGLRVPPELLADGGGRSSKGARAPVSKMPLLVMSKLSIERSPRADVDSRNPSPLCVDAPDGPGDGEAAAFSLVRRQLESLNVDNMMLRRAVEDLRAEIRRSSRRSTPVAAAGARGEGRVAATAPPPQQPYHAFPTKPDRPRGAAREPVPEKAAAPDDVGEELKKALEARLR; encoded by the coding sequence ATGAAGGCGTCGATCAAGTTCCGCGACGACGACCGGCCGCTGATGCGGGCCAAGGTGCCGGTCGGCGTGCTCGGGCTGCCGTTCCAGTCGGGCCTCGCGGCGGGCGGGGACCCGCGGGAGCTCCGCTTCGACCTCTCCACCGCCTTCGCGTCGGGCCCGGCGCTCCGCCTCTCGTACCGCCCCAACGACCCGGGCCTCCCCTTCGCGCTCACCGTCCGCGCGGGGCTCGGCCCGCTCGGCTCCCCGGCGCGCGCGCCCTTCGTGCTTGCCGCCGAGTTCAACCTCCTCTCCTCCGACTCGTCCACGCCGgccttcttcctccggctcaAGCCCCGCCTCGGCGACTTCTCGCTCTCCCACACGCTCGGCTCCCCCTCCGACGGCGCTGCCCCGGCGCCCCGTAAGGTCGGGGAGGCGCACCCCGACGCCGACGGCCTCGGCCACGTCCGCGAGCAGGAGTTCGGTTACAGGCCGTCGTTCTCGTTCACCGGGAGCGGGCTCGCGGcggacgtggcggcggcggggacgaagAGCGGGGTCGGCGCGCTGCTGTCCGGGATGCGGCTGACGACGCGGAGCGTGCTCCCGCTGTGGGGCAGGGTGAGCCTGCGGTTCAACTGGGGCCTGCGCGTGCCGCCGGAGCTgctcgcggacggcggcggccgcagcagcaagggcgcgcgcgcgcccgtCAGCAAGATGCCGCTGCTGGTCatgagcaagctctccatcgAACGGTCCCCGCGCGCCGACGTGGACAGCAGGAACCCCTCCCCGCTGTGCGTGGACGCGCCGGACGGCCCGGgagacggcgaggcggcggcgttctCGCTGGTGAGGCGACAGCTGGAGTCGCTGAACGTGGACAACATGATGCTGCGGCGCGCCGTGGAGGACCTCCGCGCCGAGATcaggaggagcagcaggaggagcacGCCCGTGGCTGCCGCCGGTGCCCGAGGCGAGGGCAGGGTGGCGgcgactgcgccgccgccgcagcagccttACCACGCGTTCCCCACGAAGCCGGACCGCCCCCGGGGCGCCGCGAGGGAACCCGTGCCCGAGAAGGCGGCCGCGCCGGACGACGTGGGCGAGGAGCTCAAGAAGGCATTGGAGGCGCGCCTGCGGTGA